A genomic window from Canis aureus isolate CA01 chromosome 2, VMU_Caureus_v.1.0, whole genome shotgun sequence includes:
- the ZFYVE16 gene encoding zinc finger FYVE domain-containing protein 16 isoform X3, which translates to MDSYFKAAVSDLDKLLDDFEQNPDEQDYVQDEQNAFGSNHCSVSSELVSSQLTSLLQKDQQCINCCASSETCYETNQISLNKTLEGLTSIQNEKNVTGLDLLSSVDGGTSDEIQPLSIGRCNKPVCDLISDMGNLVHVTNSEEDIKQLLPDDFKSSADSLIGLDLSSVSETLCASPTDRGNNTVREEQNDVNSELQNREISGAEELGIKVDTTASDSCNYSGKENLKDQKISNQLEPVVDLNMPSALTQQSSKMFHAKDNLQHRDQPCVLQKANNCLVKEEVDVAVIAATECLKERDHTSALPCSFPKNEDLYVKDSNAKDENFKLPDFSFQEDRTAVFIKQAAKEGSRDMDLKDNQDVIQDSSPTLHVSDEEIYSSLTCLPVPGSLCGSLIENKAHGDCLLQNEHKDNIQDVVHEEIQKSVILGEEPLKENDLLKQEKCKNIIEQVGDRKVESNQMIIRVESLDYPGNTNSSAATESQMELSGANAPEFPDSCEGFPFSSNDIDGQDLDYFNIDEGMKSGALISDAELDAFLTEQYLQTNNIKSFEESANDSKSQMNQIDMKGLDDGSINNMYFNAETGANGESPGINMICETIDKQNTTENGGLSLGEKNTILVEQGLSNSKSEITNELSVSDINNQSIHVGGARPKQLFNIPSRPRGSKEPNKPDVPNMPESEPSIANTIVPTTCTPDATTDPQVSFNSNYIDIESNFEGGSTFVTVNEESLPANTCKEGLVLGQKQPTWVPDSEAPNCMNCQVKFTFTKRRHHCRACGKVFCGVCCNRKCKLQYLEKEARVCVVCFETISKAQAFERMMSPTGSNLKSNHFDECATTQPLQETQTSSIPSPTTLPISALKQPNVEGLSSKEQKRVWFADGILPNGEVADTTKLSSGSKRCSEDVSPLLPDTPLTVNTVDHAHSTTVEKANNEIEDITRNEIFQSPISQVPSVEKLPTNTGTEGLPTSCSFTPNDDVFAEIEGPPSPTGVLVPSNLPVASTSDYRLLCGIDKNVSNKISLLPNDEDSLPPLLVASGEKGSVPVVEEHPSHEQIILLLEGKSFHPVTFVLNANLLVNVKLVFYSSDKYWYFSTNGLHGLGQAEIIILLLCLPNEDTIPKDIFKLFITIYKDALKGKYIENLDNITFTESFLSSKDHGGFLFITPTFQKLDDLLLPSNPFLCGILIQKLEIPWAKVFPMRLMLRLGAEYKAYPAPLTSIRGRKPLFGEIGHTIMNLLVDLRNYQYTLHNIDQLLIHMEMGRSCIKIPRKKYNDVMKVINSSNEHVISIGASFSTEADSHLVCVQNDGIYQTQANSATGHPRKGEYSLDKDEE; encoded by the exons ATGGACAGTTATTTTAAAGCAGCAGTCAGTGACTTGGACAAACTCCTTGATGATTTTGAACAGAATCCAg ATGAACAAGACTATGTTCAAGATGAGCAAAATGCATTTGGTTCTAACCACTGTTCAGTTTCTTCAGAGTTGGTTTCCTCACAACTGACTTCACTGCTACAGAAGGATCAACAATGCATTAATTGTTGTGCCTCATCAGAAACATGCTATGAAACAAATCAGATTTCCCTGAACAAAACACTCGAGGGACTAACTTccatacaaaatgaaaaaaatgtaacagGACTTGATCTCCTTTCTTCTGTGGATGGTGGCACTTCAGATGAAATCCAGCCTCTCTCTATAGGACGATGTAATAAACCTGTCTGTGATCTGATAAGCGACATGGGTAACTTAGTTCATGTAACTAATAGTGAAGAAGATATTAAACAGTTATTGCCAGATGATTTTAAGTCTAGTGCAGATTCTTTGATTGGATTGGATTTATCTTCAGTGTCAGAAACTCTCTGTGCTTCTCCAACCGACCGTGGTAATAATACTGTCAGAGAGGAACAGAATGATGTCAACTCTGAATTGCAAAATAGAGAAATCAGTGGAGCTGAAGAATTGGGTATAAAAGTAGATACAACAGCTTCAGATTCATGTAATTACAGtggaaaagagaatttaaaagatcAAAAGATCTCTAATCAGTTAGAACCAGTTGTTGATTTGAACATGCCATCTGCTTTGACTCAACAAAGTTCCAAAATGTTTCATgccaaagacaacctacagcacaGGGACCAGCCATGTGTATTACAGAAAGCCAATAACTGTTTGGTAAAAGAGGAAGTCGATGTGGCAGTCATAGCTGCCACagaatgtttaaaagaaagagacCACACAAGTGCTTTGCCTTGCAGTTTTCCAAAAAATGAGGATTTATACGTAAAGGATTCAAATGCAAAAGATGAAAATTTCAAATTACCTGACTTTTCCTTTCAGGAAGATAGGACTGCTGTATTTATAAAACAGGCTGCAAAAGAAGGCTCAAGAGATATGGATCTTAAAGATAATCAAGATGTAATCCAAGATTCCTCTCCAACTCTGCATGTTTCAGATGAAGAGATATACTCCTCACTGACTTGTCTTCCAGTACCTGGGTCTTTGTGTGGATCATTAATTGAAAATAAAGCGCATGGTGATTGTTTACTACAGAATGAACATAAAGATAACATACAAGATGTAGTACATGAAGAAATACAGAAGAGTGTTATTCTGGGTGAGGAACCATTAAAGGAAAATGATCTTTTGAAacaggaaaaatgtaaaaacataatTGAACAGGTAGGAGATAGAAAGGTAGAGTCCAACCAGATGATAATCAGAGTTGAGTCTTTGGATTACCCTGGTAACACAAATTCTTCTGCAGCTACAGAATCTCAAATGGAGCTTTCTGGGGCTAATGCACCAGAGTTTCCTGATTCTTGTGAAGGTTTCCCTTTTTCAAGCAATGATATCGATGGGCAAGACTTAGATTACTTTAATATTGATGAAGGCATGAAAAGTGGTGCATTAATTAGTGATGCTGAACTTGATGCCTTTCTGACTGAACAATATCTCCAGACTAATAACATAAAATCATTTGAAGAAAGTGCAAATGACTCAAAATCTCAAATGAATCAGATAGACATGAAAGGCCTAGATGATGGAAGCATCAATAATATGTATTTCAATGCTGAAACAGGAGCTAATGGAGAAAGCCCTGGTATTAATATGATATGTGAAACAATTGATAAACAGAATACAACAGAAAATGGTGGCCtttctttaggggaaaaaaatacaattctggTTGAACAAGGGTTATCTAACAGTAAATCTGAGATTACAAATGAATTATCAGTCTCTGATATTAACAATCAGTCTATTCATGTTGGAGGGGCCAGACCAAAGCAATTGTTTAACATTCCATCAAGACCAAGAGGTTCAAAGGAACCAAATAAACCAGATGTTCCAAATATGCCTGAAAGTGAGCCCAGCATAGCAAATACGATTGTTCCAACTACTTGTACTCCCGATGCTACAACTGATCCTCAGGTTAGCTTCAACTCTAATTACATCGACATAGAAAGTAATTTTGAAGGTGGATCCACTTTTGTAACTGTGAATGAAGAATCTCTACCTGCAAACACTTGCAAAGAAGGCCTCGTTTTGGGCCAGAAACAACCTACTTGGGTTCCTGATTCAGAAGCTCCAAACTGTATGAACTGCCAAGTCAAATTTACTTTCACAAAACGGCGACATCATTGCCGAGCATGTGGGAAA gTATTTTGTGGTGTCTGTTGTAATAGGAAGTGTAAACTACAATATCTAGAAAAGGAAGCAAGAGTGTGTGTAGTCTGCTTTGAGACTATTAGTAAAG CTCAGGCATTTGAAAGGATGATGAGTCCAACTGGTTCTAATCTTAAATCTAATCATTTTGATGAATGTGCCACCACCCAGCCTCTTCAGGAGACTCAAACATCCAGTATACCTTCACCTACAACTTTACCCATCTCAGCACTTAAACAACCAAATGTTGAAG GATTAAGCTCCAAAGAACAGAAGAGAGTATGGTTCGCAGATGGTATACTGCCCAATGGTGAAGTTGCAGATACAACAAAGTTATCATCTGGAAGTAAAAGATGTTCTGAAGACGTTAGTCCTCTCTTACCTGATACGCCCTTG ACAGTAAATACAGTGGATCATGCCCATTCTACTACAGTGGAAAAAGCAAACAATGAGATAGAAGATATTACAAGAAATGAGATATTTCAGAGTCCTATTTCTCAGGTTCCATCTGTGGAGAAACTGCCTACAAACACAGGAACTGAGGGGCTACCTACTTCTTGTTCCTTTACACCAAATGATGatgtttttgcagaaattgagGGACCACCTAGTCCTACTGGTGTCTTAGTTCCCAGCAATTTACCTGTTGCTAGTACTTCGGATTATAGGTTACTGTGTGGTATTGACAAGAATGTTTCCAATAAGATTAGTCTTCTACCTAATGATGAGGACAGTTTGCCACCTCTTCTGGTTGCATCTGGAGAAAAGGGATCAG TGCCTGTAGTAGAGGAACACCCGTCTCATGAGCAGATCATTTTGCTTCTTGAAGGCAAAAGTTTTCATCCTGTTACATTTGTCCTAAATGCTAATCTACTGGTGAATGTCAAGTTAGTATTTT ATTCCTCAGACAAATATTGGTACTTCTCAACCAATGGATTGCATGGCTTGGGACAGGCAGAAATTATTATTCTGTTACTATGTTTGCCAAATGAAGATACTATCCCAAAGGACATCTTCAAACTGTTTATCACCATCTATAAGGATGCTCTGAAAG gaaaatacatagaaaatttgGACAATATTACTTTTACTGAGAGTTTTCTCAGTAGCAAGGATCATGGAGGATTTCTGTTTATTACACCTACTTTTCAGAAACTTGATGATCTGCTATTACCAAGTAATCCTTTTCTTTGTGGAATTCTTATTCAGAAGCTAGAGATTCCCTGGGCAAAGGTTTTTCCTATGCGTTTAATGTTGAGATTGGGTGCAGAATATAAAG CATATCCTGCTCCTCTAACGAGTATCAGAGGTCGGAAACCTCTTTTTGGAGAAATAGGACACACTATTATGAACTTGCTTGTT GACCTTCGGAATTACCAGTATACCTTGCATAATATAGATCAGCTATTGATTCATATGGAAATGGGGAGGAGCTGCATAAAAATACCTCGGAAAAAATACAATGAT gtaaTGAAGGTTATAAATTCTTCTAATGAGCATGTCATTAGCATTGGAGCCAGTTTTAGTACTGAAGCAGATTCTCACCTAGTCTGTGTACAAAATGATGGCATTTATCAAACACAGGCCAACA